One Glycine max cultivar Williams 82 chromosome 8, Glycine_max_v4.0, whole genome shotgun sequence genomic window, aatatgaaagaagaaagaaatatgtAACAGGAGGTGAtgtaataaagaaaagaaaaaaagaactgGGAAAATTTAAGATGGGCATAGAAATTGAGGTGTGAAAAAATTATGTAGATATTTTTACTCCTACCTTTTAAATCGAATTAAGATCTTCTTTATTTACTAGATGCTAGAGGAGATAGAGAGAAACACAACTTATCCACAAAAAATATTGTGTCTTTCTCTTTCGTATATTTTCAGTACTAGAGAGGCTCTAAACTCTTTTACATCatctattgaaaaaaaatcttttttttccctttattcTTTTTGCCTCAGATGAGTTACAAGTAGTGTGAAAGGAGTATAACAAAAATGATGTGaagtaaaaacttttttttttctctctagagAAATATTGCTATGCTTTTTGGCACATAAGAAAGGTTTAATTAAAGACATACCCAAAGGACTAAGTTTTGCTCTTCTGATGGTCTTGCATTATCAATTACTCTTCTTCCAGTGATcatctccaaaaacactactcCAAAACTGTACACATCTGATTTTGAAGTCAATTGCCCGGTTGATGCATACTCGGGAGCACAATAGCCATATGTTCCCATCACTCTTGTGGACACATGTGTTTTGTCTCCAGTTGGACCAAGCTTTGCAAGTCCAAAATCAGAGAGCTTTGGATTGAAGTTTTCATCTAGCAGTATGTTTGATGCTTTGAAATCGCGGTATATCACTGGTGGGTTTGCTTGTTCATGCAAACATTCAAGTCCTTTTGCTGCACCTTCTGCAATTTTCATTCTAGTCTGCCAGTCCAAAGGTTTTCTATCCGGAGTTATTTCTGAAAATTCATTTTGTTGTTGGTCAATAAGATTTACATTCTTATTAAGTAATGATACTATATGAAATGGGGCAAacaacttttgtttttcttttcattttcagcATTTCCTATATAAACCTTTTGAAAACATTACATGAAAACTGAAAACTTTTTGTCAAtcactaaattaattataattaatgatgATCCATTGTGCTCATATGGTCATGTTGCTCCCAACTCGTAGTTTAATCATCTCATTTATTCAAATTGTATACTTAAGTTGGATgtcattatgaaatttagttgTTATGCATTGAAGCAAAAAGGGAGTGTGTAAGAAGTACATTTACTTACCAAGTAAGTGATCTTCTAAAGAGCCATTGATCATATATTCATACACCAAAATCCTATGTTCACCTTCAGCACAATACCCTACCAAGTTGACAAGGTTAGGGTGGTGCAAAAGACTCAAAATCAAAACCTCTACAAGAAATTCTCTGTTCCCTTGAAATCCATTCCTGTCAAGTTGCTTCACAGCAACAACCTACATGTGACACAACACTTAGAAGGTTAGTTACAActtgaatagttttttttttcttccttttaacataatatatatatatatatatatatatatatatatatatatatatatatatatatatatatatatatatatatatatttaaaagagaaGTTGAAGTAATACTTGATTTGTGCTTTTAAGGTGTCCTTTGTATACCCTCCCAAAGCCTCCTTCACCAATCATATTGGCAGGGTTAAAGTTCTGAGTTGCAACACATAGCTCACGATATGGAAATATCTTAGAGGTAATGTTTCCTTTCCCAAGCTTTGCTAGCTCATTTGTTATGAGATTTCGCTTGCCACTATCTACAACATAAAATTTGTTCAACTTTTCAACATTAATGGTATTTATATTTGACAACCCATTCTGCACCCTCAATTTGGCAATCTATCATCCAAACTCTAAAGCTTACAAAGTAAAGGAAACATCTATACTGTAAACTATATTCTAATGGTCTAAACTCTTGCATTTTGAAGCCTTCTCATTTCATACTAGTTGTTATAATAAGACTTGATAAAGCTTACAAAACCTATGCACCATCAATGATATTAAAACCAATTGTGATTGTTCTAACATCacataattttcctttttagaCCTCAATATTTAGAGAATATAATTTGAATAGtactaaaaaatgttaatagcaAAAACAACATTGAACTCGAAATGATACATTAAACTACAGAATTTTGGCCTATAAATCATACAATTCAACGATGAGAAACCTGTAATTCAGAACCACACATAAAAAATAGGAGTAAGAGACATAATGCTGAAAATTCACCTGTTTTAACAGAGATGTTGGCAAATGAGGCTAGAATTTTTTCTTCATGGTATTCCTTAATGCTCTTCTTCAATGATTTCTTGTTGATCCTCTCTTGTGATGTACAACAAGGAAAACAACTCATTTTTCTTTCCCACAATTTGATCTAATCAACCCCCACATTTACAAAGTTTCAAAACTTTGTGCATTGGCTTTCCAAATCCTTCTGTCACCATGCAAATGTTACCCTGTAATCCAATGCTCTAGAAACCTTACACACAGCCCCACAAGTGCCTTAATATCTTGTTTAATTGTTCTTAATTCAAACCTTGTTGTCCCTGCAAAAAAACCATGCTGATATTCTAGATTCTGAGAATCTTTCCTATCTCACACggtttcttttgcttcctctttcTTCAGGGCCTATGAGCTTGGAATGGATATGAAGACTTGGTCAAATTTGCTAATACCAAAAATAACCACAGTGAGTCATTCATGTTTAACTATGGCTATTGTTGCCTAAAATCTCTGTTACGACAATGCAAATGATTCCATACACGTCTTCTCTCACgtgattaataataataataataataataacaacaacaacaataataataataataataataataataataataataataataataataataataataatatgctttgaattacttaaaaaattataaattaggatgctttatttaaattttttatatgaaacatCGTCGTTATATGTTATtagtaattcaaattttatcgTGTATAATTGAATCTGCTAATACACTTGTAGTAATTAGCCGTCAAAAGAAACTGGATGCAACCGATTTAATCAAATTGTTAAGTGGAATTTGCTGTGTCAACTGGAATGTCTTGACTCTGATTAAATTCATAGACTTCAAATAAGATTGAAAGCAATATTTTAACACCCTCctcatcataaaataaatttctggACAAGTAAtggattcatattttaatttctaaagacGACACTTTTGTTAATGGTTAATAAGGGAAATGGTTTTCACACACTATTTTGTTACActttttcttacattttttaatacttaatttagaggaaagaaagagaaaaaaggacaCTAATCAGAAATGAGCTAGCCatcttattgtttttttattctaaaaggaagtgcaataaaaaatatacataacaaatagtttgaaaattaataacattaactAAATACAAAATTCTTTCGTAATTCATTGATATTATttgtaatcaaaattaaagttcCACAACATAATTCACACAATAAAGAATTACCTTTTTTATCCGATAGTAAAGATTTACTTTAAAATAGGCATAAACTATCTCTAAacataaaactaatttttatttattagaagaCAACAACAAATGAACCCAAATAACTACCCAGTGACTAAATCAACCAACATGGTAAATTAACGAGTAATATTAAATCCGAGTcatgaatatataattacataaaaCATTGGAATAGAGTTCCATCATACCCATTGTCGCAACCTATCCTTCTGCGGAAGGACAAggtgaaatgaaaaaaatgcatCTTCTCGTGAAAAAAATGCGTGGAGTCGttaccaacgtttattcgaggaaaatgttagaaaaataaaaaaagaggtatgcgaactttaaaaaataagggtTTGAGAGTTGTTTACACATTGGGAAGTTATTAGAACCCCATGCACCCGTcataagggacgacaacctttaattgagtgtgcaaaatatgacttcaagattatgtatttttccttttaacgtttatttttttgggatcaacaagggtgttgctcttgctcctacgtatcctcaggtgtgaTGAGAAATTTAGACTTATGTTgttctttaaatttgaaattttgtgtgttacattgattttatattttttgaaagattgattttaattgcgaataaaaattatttaaggcattggagcttgaaacgatgttttaaactttgaaaaacaaagagagtcgttaaggcatttgaccttgaaacgatctcaagtgatgtTTAATGAAAAGCGGAGAaaatcgttaaggcattggaccttaaaacgatcTCAAgcaatatttgatgaaatgaagaagtttttgagttggttttattttgattttgcttattaaccttcaatctTTTTTAAAGATAAGTTGCGGTactaatgatcggttgaaacttattttacaagaagaaaatgagattactaatgatagaagaaggagataaagatgta contains:
- the LOC100790474 gene encoding probable serine/threonine-protein kinase PBL23 isoform X2, translated to MSCFPCCTSQERINKKSLKKSIKEYHEEKILASFANISVKTDSGKRNLITNELAKLGKGNITSKIFPYRELCVATQNFNPANMIGEGGFGRVYKGHLKSTNQVVAVKQLDRNGFQGNREFLVEVLILSLLHHPNLVNLVGYCAEGEHRILVYEYMINGSLEDHLLEITPDRKPLDWQTRMKIAEGAAKGLECLHEQANPPVIYRDFKASNILLDENFNPKLSDFGLAKLGPTGDKTHVSTRVMGTYGYCAPEYASTGQLTSKSDVYSFGVVFLEMITGRRVIDNARPSEEQNLVLWAQPLLRDRMKFTQMADPLLEDNYPIKSLYQALAVAAMCLQEEADTRPLISDVVTAIEFLARKKVEVDEPRHTKETSSTQDGDSSEHNESDEESDGEEDDENEDEEKDKNVEINKKE
- the LOC100790474 gene encoding probable serine/threonine-protein kinase PBL23 isoform X1 → MSCFPCCTSQERINKKSLKKSIKEYHEEKILASFANISVKTGEFSNGLSNINTINVEKLNKFYVVDSGKRNLITNELAKLGKGNITSKIFPYRELCVATQNFNPANMIGEGGFGRVYKGHLKSTNQVVAVKQLDRNGFQGNREFLVEVLILSLLHHPNLVNLVGYCAEGEHRILVYEYMINGSLEDHLLEITPDRKPLDWQTRMKIAEGAAKGLECLHEQANPPVIYRDFKASNILLDENFNPKLSDFGLAKLGPTGDKTHVSTRVMGTYGYCAPEYASTGQLTSKSDVYSFGVVFLEMITGRRVIDNARPSEEQNLVLWAQPLLRDRMKFTQMADPLLEDNYPIKSLYQALAVAAMCLQEEADTRPLISDVVTAIEFLARKKVEVDEPRHTKETSSTQDGDSSEHNESDEESDGEEDDENEDEEKDKNVEINKKE